The proteins below come from a single Phocoena sinus isolate mPhoSin1 chromosome 2, mPhoSin1.pri, whole genome shotgun sequence genomic window:
- the RPL10L gene encoding 60S ribosomal protein L10-like isoform X2: MGRRPARCYRYCKNKPYPKSRFCRGVPALEAARICANKYMVKSCGKDGFHIRVRLHPLHVIRINKVLSCAGADRLQTGMRGAFGKPQGTVARVHVGQVIMSIRTKLQNKEHVIEALRRAKFKFPGRQKIHISKKWGFTKFNADEFEDKVAKKCLIPDGCGVKYIPSRGPLDKWRALHS; the protein is encoded by the exons ATGGGCCGACGCCCCGCTCGTTGTTACCGGTATTGCAAGAATAAGCCGTATCCAAAGTCTCGCTTTTGCCGAGGTGTCCCTG CCCTGGAGGCCGCCCGAATTTGTGCCAACAAGTACATGGTGAAAAGTTGTGGCAAAGATGGCTTTCACATCCGAGTGCGACTCCATCCATTACATGTTATACGCATCAACAAGGTGTTGTCCTGTGCTGGGGCTGACAGACTCCAGACAGGTATGCGAGGTGCCTTTGGAAAACCCCAGGGTACAGTGGCCAGAGTCCACGTTGGTCAAGTCATCATGTCCATCCGCACCAAGCTTCAGAACAAGGAACATGTGATTGAAGCCTTACGCAGGGCCAAGTTCAAGTTTCCTGGGCGCCAGAAGATTCATATCTCCAAGAAATGGGGCTTTACCAAGTTTAATGCTGATGAATTTGAAGACAAAGTGGCTAAGAAGTGCCTCATCCCGGATGGTTGTGGAGTCAAATACATCCCCAGCCGTGGCCCTCTGGATAAGTGGCGAGCTCTGCACTCGTGA
- the RPL10L gene encoding 60S ribosomal protein L10-like isoform X1, whose amino-acid sequence MGRRPARCYRYCKNKPYPKSRFCRGVPDAKIRIFDLGRKKAKVVEFPLCGHIVSNEYEQLSSESLEAARICANKYMVKSCGKDGFHIRVRLHPLHVIRINKVLSCAGADRLQTGMRGAFGKPQGTVARVHVGQVIMSIRTKLQNKEHVIEALRRAKFKFPGRQKIHISKKWGFTKFNADEFEDKVAKKCLIPDGCGVKYIPSRGPLDKWRALHS is encoded by the coding sequence ATGGGCCGACGCCCCGCTCGTTGTTACCGGTATTGCAAGAATAAGCCGTATCCAAAGTCTCGCTTTTGCCGAGGTGTCCCTGATGCCAAGATCCGTATCTTTGACCTGGGTCGGAAGAAGGCAAAAGTGGTTGAGTTCCCACTCTGTGGACACATAGTGTCTAATGAGTATGAGCAGCTCTCTTCTGAATCCCTGGAGGCCGCCCGAATTTGTGCCAACAAGTACATGGTGAAAAGTTGTGGCAAAGATGGCTTTCACATCCGAGTGCGACTCCATCCATTACATGTTATACGCATCAACAAGGTGTTGTCCTGTGCTGGGGCTGACAGACTCCAGACAGGTATGCGAGGTGCCTTTGGAAAACCCCAGGGTACAGTGGCCAGAGTCCACGTTGGTCAAGTCATCATGTCCATCCGCACCAAGCTTCAGAACAAGGAACATGTGATTGAAGCCTTACGCAGGGCCAAGTTCAAGTTTCCTGGGCGCCAGAAGATTCATATCTCCAAGAAATGGGGCTTTACCAAGTTTAATGCTGATGAATTTGAAGACAAAGTGGCTAAGAAGTGCCTCATCCCGGATGGTTGTGGAGTCAAATACATCCCCAGCCGTGGCCCTCTGGATAAGTGGCGAGCTCTGCACTCGTGA